Part of the Flavobacterium sp. KS-LB2 genome is shown below.
TAATTAATAAAGGAGTGATGTCTTTGAACAAAATTCCTTCTTTAGGAAACCCCTGAATATCACGGATATACTTTTCTAATGACATCTTTTTTTATTTTTTTACGATTTTACAGTTGCAAATTACACATTTATCCCTATATTTGCACCCGCAATGAAGTTATTATAACGGTTTGCAAATGGCCTTGTGGCGCAACTGAATAGCGCACTTGATTACGGCTCAAGAGGTTACTGGTTTGAATCCAGTCAAGGTCACAAATTAAATCCCTAAAAATACTGAAAATCAGTTTTTTAGGGATTTTTTATTTAATATTTAGTCCGTTTTTAATTCAAAGTAATTCTGTCTTAATACTACTCCTATTCCTAATTCTTCTTTCTTTGAACCATTAACATCAAAGCCGAAAATTATGTTTTAGCACTAAACTTTCGTGTTTAAATTACTTTAGCCCCAACTATTTTTATAAAATTAAATGAGCGTTGCCTATTTTTTCTTTCAATTTAGCATCCACTTTAGCTAATGCTGCATATTCCTGCCAGTTTGTAACGGAATCACTAATTTTTTGAATTATCGCTTCAGCTTTTTTAATATTCATGCTCTTTGCAACGATTAAAAGATCCGCTTTAGTAATGTCTTTTCTTTTTCCGTTGATGCTTAGGTTGTGTTGACTTACCCAATCACTTCCTGGGCGATAAGCAAAACAAATATCATAAGCTGGTGCTAATTCCCAATTCCCTTCTTTTTTTAGTCTGAAAGCAAAGTTTTTGGTATGATCATCACAATTTCTAGCGATTACATTAAACACCATTCTTCTATACATTTGCTCTGCCTCAGGATAGGGTAATCGTAACAAACGCATGGTTTGAAAAATTTGTTCGTAGCTAAAACTGGTAATTTGGCTAAAATCATAATGCTGCATGGCACACAACGTTTGTATGTGGTGTTTTTGTTCGCCACCCTCACGGTCAAAGCGCTTCGTCATGAAATGTGCTCTGCCCTTTTCCTCCAGTAATCTACACTCCATCATATCAATTTCACAAGCTTTTGCCATTAGGTAATATGCCATTTCAATTCTGCCAAAGCCTGTGCTTTCGCCAAATTGCACATCGCTAACCGTATCTAACTTTAGTAACCAATGCTCAAAACCTTTTGGAGCACTAGTCTGTCCAGATTTGACCTGACCTGTTTTTTCGTTATAGGCAATAATAGCTTTTGGTCGAGCACCACCAGCCGAAGTTCCTATTTTAAGAATATCCAACATGGCTTGTTGTTCATCTTCACTCAGGTTGGTTTCAAAACGATCCCTCTTGGATAGCATTTTTTGAGAAATGTGAATCAAATTATCAACTTCAATATCAAATGCTCTTTTGGTGATTTTAAGTTGTGAAGGTTCAAATTCTAAAGCGCCCATTCCACGTGTTCCTATAAAACACAAGAGTTCAACAGGGTTCATACTATTTTCTGGACGACCATTTTGTGCTAGCCAGGTATTGATTAATTGATTTCCATAATCATCTGGTAATACATCCGCTAATAATCCGGGCAATCCTTTAAATGTTTTTACGTCTCGTAATTCTGGAAACGAAAAAATACGTTTCATGCTATTGACTATCGGCATTTTTAGAGGTGCCAAATCGGTTTTGGTATTTATAAATTTTGGATCATACTCAAAACTTGCCAAACCTGTTTCCGCATTCCACGCAACAGCTCCTACCGTTTCTCCCCATATTTTTACAAAAGCAGTTGTAATCATTACCAGTCGGATTTATTGGTGTTATCGCTATCACTATTTCTCGCACGCTGCCTAATTTGTTTGTCTTGTTTAGCCAATTCTAGTGGACTCACTTCGTGTTGTATAGTAAACCCTTCTAAGAGCTGTAAAATATTTAAAGCTCTCATAATTTGAATAAGTGACAGCATTGTGATGGCCTCACCATTTTCAATTTGGCTTAATGTCGAACGATTGATACCAGCTGCTTCTGCCAATTGCGCTTGAGTTTTATTACTCTTTAATCGCTCTTGTTTTATGAATGCGCCAATCTTACTCACGATAGCAGTATCACTCATTGCAACCCATTCTATGTTGGTATTTCCCATTATTATCTCTTTAAAATAGTATTACTGTTGGTATTTACCAACAAATATAAGTAAAATTTAATAATTAATTAATAGCTAGTGCTTTTTTGTTGGTAAATACCATCTTTATTTATTAAAAATAGTATTAATGATGGTATTTACCATCAATTATAAAAAATTATACATTAAGCTCATGTCTATTATTGTAACTAAACAAATTGTTAAATTCTTCAACAGTTACCAATTTCAAAGCGGAATACCTTATTTTTCTCTTGTGCCAAAATTCTATGCATGCAAAGGTTCCAGTTCATTTGTTTTTTAGAAAAGAGTTTGTTTCCACAAATCATTGACCGCTATTAGGTAAAATGTAGACTACTTTTTTTTAACATGTACAGCTCTAAATCTGTACTACTACTCCTAACGATCTGATTAATTCTGATAGGTTTGCTCTCTCATAATTCAGTCATATGTATTTCTCGTAGAAAGCTTTATTAAAATCTTACAAGCTTATTTCGGTAGGCAAAATTAAAATTTATTTCTTAATTCTATTAGTCAGCTAAATTAGCATATCCACTTTTCATTTTTACTACACTATCCAAACTGCAGCATTCTTGGAAGCCATTCATTCATTGAAACCATTTAAATAAAAACAACAACATAAAAAACGATACCTTTTTCAAGTAATGAATAGGCAATGCAAACATATAAATACTAATTTTACTGCATAAAAATAAACATCTATGTTATTCCTAATCTTAAGTATTATTTGCAGTGTAACCGTGGGTGCACTATTTAAAGTTGCACGTAAATATACCATCAACCATACCCAAATAGTTGCTTGGAATTATGTATTTGCAATACTACTTTGCTATTTCACCTTCACACCAGATATCAGTAAAATAGATGCAAGCGCGCCTTGGTGGCTATATATCACAATTGGGATTTTATTACCATCTATATTTCTTTTTTTGGCTGCATCCATCAAGCACATGGGAATTGTAAAAACTGACGCCGCCCAACGGCTCTCCTTGTTTATCCCTATCCTAGCAGCTTGGCTACTTTTTAACGAACAATTCAGTATGTTGAAAATAGTAGCTCTCATATTGGCAGTACCAGCGTTGTTGCTTATTCTAACTAAAAATACCGAAAACACCAAAAACAAATGGGGATATCCAGCTGTAGTATTGATTGGGTTTGGAGTTATAGACATTCTCTTTAAAAAAATGGCCAATTATACTAGTTTGCCTTATACTACTTCTTTATTTGTACTATTTGGAATCGCCATGACGATCATGATTGCAGTTGTTGCTTTTGCAGTTGTTCTGAAAAAAGTCGTCTTGAAAACGAGTAATATCATTTTTGGAGCTTTAGTGGGTATTTTCAACTTTGGGAATATTCTGTTCTATCTCAAAGCACATCAGGAGTTTTCGAAAAGTCCTTCTACTGTATTTGCAGGCATGAATATGGGTGTAATCATCATTGGCAGTCTGGTGGGCGTTCTAATTTTTAAAGAAAAACTAAGCAAAATGAATTTTATAGGGTTGTTTTTAGCTTTAATAGCAATCGTTTTAATTGTGCTCTCACAGCAGTAAAACCAATACATTTCTAAGTCTAATAAATTAATTTTGAACGTAACACCACTTAAATACTTAACTAAAAAGCACAAAAAAAACCGTCTCGTTTAACGAGACGGTTTCTATTATAAATGAGGTTATTTTTAAATTTCTATACTATTCAGCTTACTGTTTTTTCGGCTAAAGCTAAAATAGATTACTAAACCTATCAATAACCAAACTCCAAAATAAATCCAGTTCCAAACACTCAATTCTGCCATCATGTATAAACAACAAATCAAGCCTAATAATGGAATTAAAGATAAATTTTCTTTGTAAGACCAAACTGCTAAACCAATCAGCGTTATTAAGAAAATCCACATTGGAATTTTATGCTTGAACAATCCAAAACCACTTTCGTATTTTATAGCATCTGCAATTGGCAAGCCAGCAATTACTGCAGCGTATTTTGCATCATCTTGTTGGTATTGACTTAACAAATTTTCTAAATCCGGTGTATCAGTTGTACTGTTTTTAGCATCAATCGATACTAAATAATCGTATACTTTTTGAGTTTCTTCTTTGTTTAACGATGTGATTATATCAGCCGAATTATTGATTTGAGTTTCATTGGTAATGAAATCCATAGTCGCTTTCTTGTTGTATCCAAAAGCAAAAACTAGTCCGATAATAAGCAAAACCGGCATAATAAATTTTGAATTCACATACGGAGTTTTGAACTTTCCTCTTGGAATATCAGTCTTATTTTGTAAAGCCAAAACTCCAGCACAAACCAATACAAAAGCAAATAAAGTTCCAATACTACACAAGTCAGTCACTAATGTTAAGTTCAAAAATAAAGCGGGTACTGCTACCACAAAACCTGTTACAATAGTAGCGTATGAAGGCGTTTTATATTTTGGATGCACTTTAGAGAAACGTTTTGGCAACAAACCATCACGACTCATACTCATCCAAATACGCGGTTGTCCCATTTGGAAAACTAATAAAACACTTGCCATAGCCACTACGGCACTAACTGCAATAATTCCCGACATCCATTTCAAGTCTAATTTTTCAAATACAAATGCTAATGGATCACCTACATTCAATTGGTCATAACTAACCATTCCTGTTAACACTAACGCTATTGCAATGTATAAAATAGTACATATAATAATAGCCCACATCATTCCTCTTGGCAAATCACGTTGTGGATCTTTACATTCTTCCGCTGTAGTTGAAATAGCATCAAAACCGATATAAGCAAAAAATACCGCTGAAACTCCTTTCAAAACCCCCGTTACTCCATTAGGTGCAAAAGGATCCCAGTTAGCAGTATCTACATAAAATACACCAACAGCAATTACTAAAAGAACGATGCATAATTTGACAACCACCATGATATTACTCGCATTTCGAGACTCCTTCATCCCGCGGTAAATTAATGCGGTGATTAAAACAATAATTAATAATGCCGGAAGATCGGCCACGAAATGAAACGAACCAATAACAGGTGAAGTTGTCCAAGCCGTATAAGCATCTTGCAAAGCTGGACTTAAGTTAGCATATTCTTTTCCGCCTTGCATTAGTGCTGTGGCGTCATCAAAACCTCTGGAAGCGGACAAGAAATCCATCTGAACCCATTGTGGCAAATGAAGCCCTCCACTTTCTAGTAAACCCGTAAAATAATCACTCCACGATATAGCAACCGTTATATTACCTACTGAGTATTCCATAATCAAAGCCCAACCAATAATCCAAGCAATAATTTCACCAAATGCTACGTACGAATAGGTATAAGCACTTCCAGATACGGGAACCATAGAGGCAAATTCAGCATAAGCAAAGGCCGCAAAACTACATGCTACGGCAGTAAACAAGAAAAGAAAGATAACTGCAGGACCTCCATCAGCACTTGCTTTTCCGATAGTACTAAAAATACCGGCTCCAACAATGGCAGCGATTCCAAAAGCAGTCAAATCACGCGCAGTCAAATGTTTACCTAAAGCATTATGCCCATCGGTATTATTTTTCTCAACTTGTTTTAAAATATCCTGTACTGTCTTTTTTCTGAATAAACCGTTTAACGCCATATTGTAAATTTTATCATTAAAAATTAATATACTGTAAATTATATGTTTTTATGTTATATTTTATTCAAATAATCTTCAAAAATCAAAAGTATAAAACAAATTGAACTAATGCCGATTCTATGCTTATATTTTTTTATTATTTTTCAATACGCGTAAAATGATTTATTTCTCGATTAAAAAAGTCAAATAAAACAATTTTAACCTTAAAAAAGAAAATTTATTTAT
Proteins encoded:
- a CDS encoding helix-turn-helix domain-containing protein, producing the protein MGNTNIEWVAMSDTAIVSKIGAFIKQERLKSNKTQAQLAEAAGINRSTLSQIENGEAITMLSLIQIMRALNILQLLEGFTIQHEVSPLELAKQDKQIRQRARNSDSDNTNKSDW
- a CDS encoding type II toxin-antitoxin system HipA family toxin, translating into MITTAFVKIWGETVGAVAWNAETGLASFEYDPKFINTKTDLAPLKMPIVNSMKRIFSFPELRDVKTFKGLPGLLADVLPDDYGNQLINTWLAQNGRPENSMNPVELLCFIGTRGMGALEFEPSQLKITKRAFDIEVDNLIHISQKMLSKRDRFETNLSEDEQQAMLDILKIGTSAGGARPKAIIAYNEKTGQVKSGQTSAPKGFEHWLLKLDTVSDVQFGESTGFGRIEMAYYLMAKACEIDMMECRLLEEKGRAHFMTKRFDREGGEQKHHIQTLCAMQHYDFSQITSFSYEQIFQTMRLLRLPYPEAEQMYRRMVFNVIARNCDDHTKNFAFRLKKEGNWELAPAYDICFAYRPGSDWVSQHNLSINGKRKDITKADLLIVAKSMNIKKAEAIIQKISDSVTNWQEYAALAKVDAKLKEKIGNAHLIL
- a CDS encoding DMT family transporter, encoding MLFLILSIICSVTVGALFKVARKYTINHTQIVAWNYVFAILLCYFTFTPDISKIDASAPWWLYITIGILLPSIFLFLAASIKHMGIVKTDAAQRLSLFIPILAAWLLFNEQFSMLKIVALILAVPALLLILTKNTENTKNKWGYPAVVLIGFGVIDILFKKMANYTSLPYTTSLFVLFGIAMTIMIAVVAFAVVLKKVVLKTSNIIFGALVGIFNFGNILFYLKAHQEFSKSPSTVFAGMNMGVIIIGSLVGVLIFKEKLSKMNFIGLFLALIAIVLIVLSQQ
- a CDS encoding amino acid permease — encoded protein: MALNGLFRKKTVQDILKQVEKNNTDGHNALGKHLTARDLTAFGIAAIVGAGIFSTIGKASADGGPAVIFLFLFTAVACSFAAFAYAEFASMVPVSGSAYTYSYVAFGEIIAWIIGWALIMEYSVGNITVAISWSDYFTGLLESGGLHLPQWVQMDFLSASRGFDDATALMQGGKEYANLSPALQDAYTAWTTSPVIGSFHFVADLPALLIIVLITALIYRGMKESRNASNIMVVVKLCIVLLVIAVGVFYVDTANWDPFAPNGVTGVLKGVSAVFFAYIGFDAISTTAEECKDPQRDLPRGMMWAIIICTILYIAIALVLTGMVSYDQLNVGDPLAFVFEKLDLKWMSGIIAVSAVVAMASVLLVFQMGQPRIWMSMSRDGLLPKRFSKVHPKYKTPSYATIVTGFVVAVPALFLNLTLVTDLCSIGTLFAFVLVCAGVLALQNKTDIPRGKFKTPYVNSKFIMPVLLIIGLVFAFGYNKKATMDFITNETQINNSADIITSLNKEETQKVYDYLVSIDAKNSTTDTPDLENLLSQYQQDDAKYAAVIAGLPIADAIKYESGFGLFKHKIPMWIFLITLIGLAVWSYKENLSLIPLLGLICCLYMMAELSVWNWIYFGVWLLIGLVIYFSFSRKNSKLNSIEI